AAGTGTTTGTATTGGACTCAAAGGACGAGCGTGAGAACAGAAGCAATTGCGAGAGGAGCAGTTTCAGTGGCACTTGGCCGGGAGCTCACCCCCACCCCGGCGCCCGCGAGACCCGCCGATtccccaagaccccccccccagccccccaagaGTTCAGGCTTCCCCGTCCCGGCGGCCGGAGCGAGGGCTCGGGGCAGCCGcgggggcgaggcggggcgggaGGCTGGCGCGGGGCGACGCCGGCACCCATCTCGAGGCGCCGCGAGGGCCGAGCCCCGCTCCCGTCCGCGGGCCGGCGGAGGGTGGCACCCGCCTCGCCCGGGCGAAGCCCCGACCCCGCAGCACCCGTctcctgccccgccgccgccggggggagGATTGAGAAGGGGCAGGGGACGGGAACGGCGCTGCCAGCTGCTCGTTAAACCAATTAACAGCTTTGGCACCGCGCTGGCAACCCAGCGAGAAGAGGAAGCTCTGAACTCTTGGCCCGTCCGGCCACGCTAGAAGGCCTGCCCAGTCTTGTTCTCCTTTAAAGTGCCCTATATTTATagaatttctaaataaatataataaGATATTAGGTCACCCATAGTTTAAGCTACTCCGAGTAACAGCCGTCCAAGCCGATGGCGCTGTGCCGGTCCTTGCTGTAGGGGCAGGTGCTGCCGTTGGGCAGGGCCCCGCAGGCGGCGGTTTTGGCTGCGATGCCGCAGTTCTTGAGGAGGTTGAAGCTGAAAGAGCTGATGGCGTCTTTAGGTGGGAAAGGCTTCATGGTGGAGAGGATAAGTGCCAGGCAGTCGGCAACGTCCTTGTTGGGGGCGCACGCCAAGGCTGGGGTGTGACCTAGAACAGAGCCAGGGGTGAGGGACGGCCCCGCGCGGGCGCCGGCCCCGGGGAACGCGTCGAGCCGGGGGTCTGAGCCCCGCACCGAGGGGCCGGGACGTCCACTCGTATCCCAAAAGACCCCGCGTCTGGGCACCGGCCATCCCTGCCATCGCAGCAGCCGCTCTGAAGCGTGCCAGGACCGGCAGGAGGCGAATAAAAAGCCTCGGAAGCCCTGGCAGCGAGGCAGACAACGCTACTTTTCACAACTTCAAGGTATTCCAGCAGAGCAGGAACTCTGCCGGGAGAAAAAGCTTCTGGCCACAACCACCAGCTGCTGCCAACTCGCGAGTGAGTCAACAGCTCATGGCTGGCTCCGGCTGGGCAGGTTCTGGGCCCGGCAGGAGCCAGACGGCCACCAGAAGTCACACAGGGGGGTAAAAGACACATTTCAACCACGCGCGGCACCTGGAAATGCCTTTGGGGAGTCGCGTGGTGCCGGGGACGCCCTGGCCCAGGCTGCTCCCGCAGTGCCGTGGCTGAGCCCGTGGAAATCCTCCCGATCCCGGCCGAGCtcccccaggcagcccccagcccccggggACGTCGCGCCGAACCCCCCCCCCGAGCTCCCACGAGGAACACTCACCTTCTTCATCCACAGCCAGCACAGTGGCCCCTCTGCTGAGCAGGGCCTGGACGACGGAGGCCAGCCCGTTCCGAGCTGCGATGTGGAGCGGCCTGGGGGGAGAGCGAAAGGCAGCGTGAACCCGCCGCCCTCCGGCTCCTCCCGCTAAAACCAGGGGCCCCTGCGAGCGGCTCCGAGGGCGACGCGTGGCGGGTGCTGAGCTCCGACGGCCGCCCCTTCCCCGGCGCCACCCCCGCCCAGCAAAGCCCCGTTCCCCCCCAGATACTCACATCTGCAGAGCACTGTTACTTGCATTGATAAGGCCAAGGTCTTGGGTTTCCCCCAGGATCAACAAGGCACACTTTTCATGGCCCTGGAAAGGAGAGCGGGCTGCTGAGAGCGcacaggcaggagggcagaggCGCTGGAGAGGACCTGGCGCTCTCCGAGATTCCCGGGGACACGGAAACGTTCCCTAAACCACAGCTCGCCACCACGGCAGCGCCCAAGCCGAGCtgccgcgcccccccccctctgcagcagctcctcctcagcACGGACACGCGGATCTCGAgcctcccgctcccgccgcgcccgGGAAGCACAGCGAGCTCGGAGCCACGGGGAAAACCCAGCCGGGTCTGTGCTCCAGCCTGAGCCGCTCTGCGCCGGGGCAGGGCACGGCGGGCAGGGAGCAAACCCGGGGCAGGAGCAGCGGCGAGGCCGAGGCGACGGGGGCTGCCAGCGCGGCCGGTCCCTACCTTGCTGCAGGCCAGGTGAAGAGCTGTGTTCTTGTTGACGTCCAGCACAGTTATATTTGCTTTTGCTTGGTACAGCAGGAACTCTGCAACGAGGAGGGACAAGCCGCTGCCGAGAAGGTGACGCAGGGAGCCCGGCGgtgcggggcagcggccgcgtgccgagggggcaggagcggggcagcCATCCCGGGGAGCCGGCAGCGGAGGCGGcacgggggggggtggggaaggcgCCTGCCGGCCACGTACCGACCGCTGCAGTGTGCCCATTCTCGGAAGCCATCATGAGGGGGGTCCTCCCCAGCTTGTCAGTCGTGTCGACCTCGGCTTGGTGGCGCAGGAGCAGCTGTAAACCGTGGACGTTGTCTGCAAAGGCAGCAGCGTGAAGGGGTGTCCTGGGAAGATGAGAGAGAGCGGGTGAAGGGGGGGGCACAGCACCCACCCTACAGCCTGCAGCCACGCCTGGGGACGTCAGAGCCCCTCTGTGCCGTGGGAAGCCGCGTGGCAACGGCGGCGCGAGTCACGGCCCCCACCCAGCGGCGCTGGGGAGCGGTGACAGGAGCGGGACGAGGCTGCGCTCACCTTCCTTTGGCATCTCTGCTATTAACAATCTTGGCACCTAATGCTTCCACCAGCATTTCAGCAGTGCCGTCCTGGTTGTTAATTCTGCGGCGGGGACGAGAGGAAAGTTAAGAACAAGACTAAGCAGCATTAGCCCGTCTGCAGGGGGAGGGAGCAGCATGTTCCCAGGGCTCGGGCACAAACAGCAGCTGGTCTGGAGCTGTTTGGGGTAAAACACCCCTTTACCCTCTCAGTCTTACTGGAGGGTAAACACAccagccaccagccctgcccatgCGCTGCTGCCGCGGGGCCCAGGGACGCCCCAGGCCCACCCCAGGCAGCACGAGGCAATgccccccccttcctcaccccctccccgcccagggCAGCGCAGCCAAGGAACCACCGTCAGCCCCAAACCCCGCTGCACCCAGTGGGACCCCCTGGATCACGCTACCACTGAGAGAAGTGGCCTGGGACAACGCGGAGCCCTGGGGGTGCCCCACAGCCGAGGAGCAGAGAGGAGCCATGGAGAGGGCCGAGCCCTCGGCAGCTCCATCAGCTCCGTGGAGCCGAAAGCTGCTGCTGGGCGAGGCTGGGACGTGACAGCCAGCGAGGTGGCCGCCTTCCAGCTCCCCGAGGACCTCCAGCACCCCAGGGGAGCTGGGCCGAGCTGCTGGTACCCCCCTGAGGAGCCGCTGCCGCCCAGGAAGAGCCGTCGGCTGAAGGGCAGCGCTTGGAGCTGCCAGCGCCGACCCCGCGGCCCCTGTCCCCCGGGGCAGGTCCCCGGCGCCACTTACACTGCACAGTGCAATGGAGTAAAGGGGTTTCCTTCTAGGTACGCAAACGGGTTGTGTTCAAGTAACAATTCAAGACAATCTTCATGCCCTGTGAGGAGAGAGGGACAGAAACACCTCAGTGCCCAGCCCGCAGCTCCTCCCCGGAACAGAACAAGAAGGGACTGAAGGCGGCTCTGGCTCCCCCCACACCCAGAGCTCCAGCAGCGCCCAAGTGCCCAAACCAACCCGCTCCCCGGCACAGAGCAGCggttttgtttcctctctggcagcaaagctgcTGCACTTCAGGAGGTTTCCGACTCCGTCTCCTGAAGGACTTCGCATCGCCGGCGTCCCCTCGGACACCGAGACATCCCCGCCAGCTGCCGTACCAGCCCCAGcgctccctgcagccagggcGCGGCCAAGAAATCCTGCAAATCCAGCGGTCCTGGAGGAAGCAGCCTCAGCTCTTCTCACAGCTCATCCCTTTTGGAAGGAGCTTGGCAGGGGGAAAGatttccctgcctccctcccacaTTTGGGCCGTCCTTTCCCCCAGGCCGAACTCACTGCTGGGctgagggggtgcagggggggtcaGAGGGACAACGCGGCTCTTCCtcgctccctcctccccctcagcagccagggcagaggcGGGCAGGGCCCAGCCCGGGTCCTTACCACTGTATGAAGCCCAGTGCATCGGTGAGTAGCCGCTGTAGTCCACCACAGAGTCCAGAGGGTCAGTAGAgagggctgcctgcagcagggtcCTCAGGATTTCTAAGTGCCCGCACGCCGACGCAAAGTGGATTGGGGTCCGGCCTTTGAAATCCCGACACAGAACGAAGGCATCGTGGtccaggagggcagccaggcaGTCCTCGCAGCCCGTCACAGCCTGCGGCCAGGGAGGAGGACCCGGAGGTCAGATCTCAGCCCTCATTCAGCAACAGAACTATCCCCCCCTTCCACAGCTTCCCTCTCCAGCGCTGCATCTCAGGAAGGGAACACGGGCTCTTCCGCTGCGGACGCTCGCAGCGAAAGAAACCACCCGCTCACCCCCCAGGCAGCCTCGGGGGACGAGCAGAGGCTGCGGGGCTGCAGGCCTGCGGGCACGCTCACCCCTCGGTGCAGGGCGGTCCGTCCCCTCTTGTCTGCGGCGTCGGCCGTGGATCCCTTCTCCAGCAGGAGATGGACACAGTCAACGTGGCCGTTCATGATCGCCAGCATcaggggggttctggggggaAAGGCGGCAGGGAGGGGGGCGGGTTCGAGGTCAGCGGGGTGCGAGCGTCGCCCTGGCTCCCCCGTCCCCCACGGCCCGACCCGGAGCCACGCGGAGCCCGAGAAACATCCCGAGAAACTCACTGGCCGTGGATGTCCATGACGTCGGTGATGTCCGCCCGCTCCCCGCTGTCGATCAGGAGGTGCAGGGAATCCGTGTTCCCGTTGGCAGCTGGAGACAACGCGCAAGGAGAGGAGTCACCCGCTGGGACCGAGGGGTCCCCTCCGGCCGCGAGCCGAGGGAAGGGGCTCGTGCCCAGCAGCCAGGCACGCGGGGCTGAGCAAGCTCGTTAGGTGGTTGCTAGGCTACAGGATTGATTAGCACGTGCAGGCTGAGCTGAGGACACGTGTGTGCGCAGAAGCTGCTggtattttctctccctgccgCCGCTGAGCCGCTTGGACCCTCAGCTTCCGCTGGCACATCCCGCCCGAAGCAGCCCCCAGACCTcggccccttccctcccccgAGCGGCAGCCGGGCCAACGGGCCCCCTGCTCTGGAGACGCTCCCTCGCTGCCcccggctgccccggcccccTCTGCCCTTCCTCACCTGCAGCGTGGAGAGGGGTccacttcctcttcctctccttcaccAGGGCGGACGCACCGTGGCTGGTGAGCACCTCCACGCACTCCGTGGAGCCTCTCTCCGTGGCGAGGTACAGCGCCGTCCGCCCTTTGTGGTCCCGCACGTCGAGGTTCACCAGGGTTTCGGCGAGTGTCTTTAGGGCTTCACAGTGACCATTATAGGCCTGCGGACAAAGGGGACGGCGCTAAAGCCGTGCCCGGAGAGGCTGCACCCAGAAATCTCCCGCCCGGGACAattcctgctcctgcccagccacTGCCTCTCGTTTGCACTCGGGTCCCagcccgcgcccgcgcccgctCCCACCCCGCTCTGACACGGGAGGTGGCTCCAAACCGGCATCCAGAAAGCCCCGGGAAGAGCAGGGAGTTCCACATCCAAATCAAAGGGACTTCGAACGAGGGGCTGTGGGGAAAGCCGCTCCCCAGCCACCGCTGCCTCTCCTGCTCGGCCCCGCCAGCTCCAGGGACCCGGGCACCTCTCCAGGACCCGGCGTGGACCCCGCACGGAGCCAAGCGCCCTCCGAaaccccggggctggggcagccgtACTCACAGCTAAGTGCAAAGGGCTGACTGGAATGGTGCTTTCCACATCCTCCAGGCAGTTAAAAGACATTTCCAGGAGCTGCAACAGCAACAACACAAAACCGTAACTGATCCTGGAATCACGGAGGCTTCCACAGAGCCCTGTCCACCCGCCGGCTGCAGCGGCGTTAGAAAACCAGCTCATCCGCTCCAGAGTGATCGGAATTTCAGGATGGGACCTTCCTAAACCCGGCTCTGGGCCCTGCACAGTCACATCAGGTCCCTGCTACCCTGAAGCCTCCCCACTACTCAGACAGCTCCTGTGCCCGCACGGCTGCGAGCTCGCCCCGTAACGACGCGGGCGTTTCGGTTACAAAGCGTTTCTGCACGGCgagagctcctccccagcacagggcTCCAGGCCTCCTTTGAGGAGCCCacccttgctctgctgccaggggTTTACGCAggacagcccccccccgccccccaccacGGGGGGGCAAAGCTCCTCCCTCGCCGCCATCGCGCTCAGGCCGGGGTCTTTGCTCCGTGGCTCTCCCAGCACGACGCCCCCCGGGGACTCCCTGTGATTTTTAACCaaacccacctccctccctcccggaCAAACCCTACGACACACACAGTCCCTCAGCCACGCCCGGACACCACAGCGGGGGTTCCCCCTTCTCCTGGCAGCACTGAGGGGTCCCCCCGGCTCACTCACCAGTTCGAGGTTCTGCCTGTTGCCGTACGCAGCTGCATAGTGGACAGCGGTATATCCCTGCTTGTCCCGCAGGGACGGGTCAGCACCATTATCCAGCAGGAACTCTAAACAACTGCGGGAGCAAGAGGACGGGCAGATCAGAAGGGGGGGGATGGCAGAGGCAGAGCCTAGCAGGGAACCCCCCGAGCTGCCTCGGAGCAGGCGCTGGACTAACGCCCTCCGGACCACTGGAAGCGACGGGCAGCGACGGCCCAGTTTGCCTCAAGAATCAAACCGGGTGTTTCCTCGGAGGCGTCGCTGCTCCGCTCAGCGTCCGCGAGCGCGAGGCGCGtgccggggcgcggggagggggcaaACAGCGACCAGCGGCCAGGCGGGGCCGCGCGGACTCACAAGAACGCCTCCTTCAGCCGCGACTCCTTCAGCGGCTCCTCCTCGGTGTCGTGGCTGTTTCCTGAATGAGTCTCTGCTCTGAAAGGCCGGAGACCCCCATCAGTTCCCCGActgccccccgccacccccgcgCCTCGAGgcgctccccccttccccaccccctgaGCACCAGCTGCGGGGGGGAACGGCAGCCTCGGCGCCCCACGCTCACCTCCTGTACGTGTCCGAAGCAGCAGCATAGTGTAAGGGGGTGCAGCCTTTGCAGTCGGCCTCGTTAATACTGGCTCCCGCCGTCACCAGCGTCACCGTACACTGATAACTGCCGTTGGCAGCTGCGTAGTGCAGTGGAgtcctgggaaggggaaggggacgGGCTCAGCGGCGCTGCCGGGCCCCGGGGGGGGaggcagccgccccccgccccgccgagctGCACCCTGCTTCAGCTCCAGAGCCGGGGCTGGACCCCGGGGGGCGAGAGGGGGTGAAGCAGCAGCTTTAGACCCCAAATGCAGGAAAGGCCTCGGGAATGTCCCACCCCAAAGCCAGGCGGGAGCCCTCCAGCTGGCCTAGGCCTGGAggaaccccccccgcccccctgcaAGGCCCCCAGCACATTTACCTTCCAAATTTATCTCTCCTCCTCAAGTCAGCACCGCTGCTCAACAGCAAATTAAGACATTCAACATTCCTgcgggaggcagggagaggagttaGAGAGGGATCAGAAGGGACCTCAGCAGGAGCACAAACTCCTCCCAGCTGCAGACAAGACAGCGACGCTTCTGGCCCGCTCAGCCTGGACTCGGCAAAGCTCAGCTCAACCTTTGGGCAGCGCGAGAGCCGCAGCCGTGGCTGGAGCTGCACAGGCAAAGCCCCTCCCTGCTCTCCCGTCAAACCACCCTCCACGCCTCCCGTCGGTTCCCCCGCGCAGCCTGGAGCCCTCAGCCAGCCGGGAGACACGAGCCCTCAGCGCAGCTCGCGCTGGGTTTTAGGCTACAGAAAAGATCTCGGATTTgtggctgccgccgccgcggggggggggaaaccacCGCGACGCCCGGGGCGGCTCCAGGACAGCGCCCGGACACGACAGAAGCGCGGCCCTCGAGGGGGCTCCGCAGCTCCGCGCCCTCAACGCGCCGCGTGGGAGCAGCCTCCCGGCAAACAGCACGAGGCCTTTCCACAGCCAAACCCCCGCTGCTTCAGGCACCGGCCCTTTACAACCCCCCGCAAGGAAACGTTTTAGCCCCATCTGAAAGGGTAAAGAGCCACGGAGAGGAGCGACCGGGACGAGTCtcagagtcagcggcagagcAGGGCCGAAACGTTTCCGTTCCCATCCCTGCTCTAAGCACAGGTCTCCACTCTCGCCCAGAGCCGGGAAGGGCACCCGGGGGTCCGACTCCCAGCCCCGAGCAAGGCGCCGCACCGGGCTGCCCAGGCCGCAGCCCCCGGGCCAAGCGCAGGGTCGCGGGGTGGGCAGAGCCCGCCCAGCCCCGGGCGCAGCTCACCCTCCAGAAGCAGCAGCGTGGAGGCAAGTCCTCCCGAGGTTGTCAGGCGTGTTGATATCGAAGCCTGCGGACAGCACGTGCTCGTTGCTCAGCGAGGAGACGATACTGTACAACTGacctggggggcaggaggggcagggagtCAGGGGGAAGCTCGAgggcccccagtgccccccccgcTGCGGGAGGGGCGGCCGGGCCACTCACCTGAGGAAAGTAGCTTACGACAACAGTCTGAAAATCCAAAGAGAACAGCTAAGTGCAGAGGGAACATGTCGTGGATCCCACGCCTGCCAGGAGACGAGAAGGGAGTCGGGATGGGGCACTTGCgcatcccccagcccagggcaggggaagggagaacGAGGCCTCCCCTACCTTGCAGTGTCAGCACCATTCGTCATCAAAGTACTAATTAGCAGCTCGTGGCCATATCTAGCAGCAACGTGGAGGGGGGTATTGCCGTATTTGTCAGCACAGTCAATCTCACTGCCTAGAAGGGAGAAGCCAAGTGCTTTGCCAGCGAGTCTCTGTGTTCTAGTCCCGAGCAGCCCAGGCTGCTCCGACAGCCACGTCCCATCTCAGGGACACGACGAACAACCCGGCTCCGTGCAGAGCCGTAAGGCGCTCCCTGAGCCAAGAGCCCACCTGTACCCTGCAAACCCCAGGCGTTCGATCTCTGCCCTGTGCCCCAGGAGGGGACGCGTTCAGCCTGGAGATCTCCAGCTGAGCCCCCGGGGTGGCTGCCAAGCCCGCAGCCCTCATACAAGAATATTGTCTTTCAGGCTGGACGTGGCGGGGGGAACGTTCTCTGCCCACAGCAGCCCTGACCTGGCTGGAATTTCAGGCCCCTGGTCTGCACTTCGCTGCCCTTGAGGGCATGTGGGCTCCCGGCCACCCCCAGCAGTACAGGGCCACCGGCAGCCCCAGGGCACGGGGTGAATCCGAGTGATGACTGTAGAGCTCTCAAACCTTCCGAGCAAACAGGCAGGGAGGTCCCGGAGGCAGGTGCTGAGAAGCACAAGAAAAGGCCTGGGGTAACCCCGGGCGGGAGGGAGAAGCCACTCACCGTTCTGAATGAGGATCTGGGAACGCGTGAACCGCCCGTGGATGGCCGCCATGTGCAAAGGGCTCTTCCCTTCCTTACTCTGCGGGGAGCAGAAGCGACGGCGCGTCAGGCTCTGGGGGGCCCTGAGCTCCCCACCTGGGGCAGCGCGTCCCCGCTCCCCCCGTCCCGAAGGCGCCAGACCTGAAAGTTGACATCGGCCCCGTTGTTGACGAGGAGCTCGAGGCACAGGGCCCCGTTGGTGGAGACGGCAGCAAAGTGCAGAGGGGTGAAGCCCTTCTCGTTAGGCTGATTGACGTTGGCGCCGTAGTTGACCAGCTCGTTGGCCACGGCATCTTGGCCCATGTAACAGGCGATGTGAAGTGCAGTGTTACCGAAGGAATTTGGTTCATCGATCTGCGGGAGCAACAAACCCCAAATTTGGggatttaggaagaaaaaaaaccaagcagtCGAGAACCAGCCAGGGCTCCTGGCTCCACCCAGCACCCGCTCCTGCCCCCGGCCCGAGCCCGCCCCGGGGGTCCTACCTCGACGCCCAACCGCAGCAGGTGACGCACGACTTCGATCTGGCCGCTGGCCGCCGCGGTGTGCAGCAGGGTGTAGCCCTTCTTGTCCTTACACATCACATCGGCTCCCCGGGCCACCAGCAGCTTCAGAACCTCCAAATGCCCTGTCCGGGGGAGAGCGGTGAGAGCCAGGGGACCCCCAAAACCAGAGACCTGGCAGAGTGGGGCCCCGGGGAGACCCTCCACCCTGCAGGGTGAACCCACAGGCAGCAAGTGGGAGAAGAAACCGCGGCGACGCCCGCGGGGAAAACGCACCgaggaaagctgcccagtggatGGGCTGGCGGTCCTTCTTGTCACAGGTGCTCAGGCTGGCCCCTTTGTTCAACAGCAGGTTCACCATCTAGACAGGGGGAAGCGGTGAGAGCGGCCCGGCTGCCGTTCCTCCGCGCCCAGAACAGGGGACAGACACGGGCCCCCCCTccacgccccgccccgcctcgcccaCCTCGAGGTGGCCGCTGTGCACGGCGTGGTGCAGCGCCGTGCGGCCCGTGCGGTCGGCCACGTTGACGGTGCTCAGCAGGGGGATGATGGCCTCCACGCACTTGGTGGCCCGGTTGGCAGCGGCGACGTGCAGAGGCGTCTGCCAGTACTTGTCGCGGGCATTGACGTCGGCCGAGTGCTTCAGGAGGAGGTGAAGTGCCTTCTGGCGGGAGCAGAGGAGAGCGGAGCTCTGAGCCCGCCCGTGGGGGCCCGCgggagcccccg
The window above is part of the Strix uralensis isolate ZFMK-TIS-50842 chromosome 33, bStrUra1, whole genome shotgun sequence genome. Proteins encoded here:
- the ANKRD52 gene encoding serine/threonine-protein phosphatase 6 regulatory ankyrin repeat subunit C; the encoded protein is MGILSITDQPPLVQAIFNRDIEEVRSLLNQKENINVLDQERRTPLHAAAYIGDVAILELLILSGANVNAKDTVWLTPLHRAAASRNEKALHLLLKHSADVNARDKYWQTPLHVAAANRATKCVEAIIPLLSTVNVADRTGRTALHHAVHSGHLEMVNLLLNKGASLSTCDKKDRQPIHWAAFLGHLEVLKLLVARGADVMCKDKKGYTLLHTAAASGQIEVVRHLLRLGVEIDEPNSFGNTALHIACYMGQDAVANELVNYGANVNQPNEKGFTPLHFAAVSTNGALCLELLVNNGADVNFQSKEGKSPLHMAAIHGRFTRSQILIQNGSEIDCADKYGNTPLHVAARYGHELLISTLMTNGADTARRGIHDMFPLHLAVLFGFSDCCRKLLSSGQLYSIVSSLSNEHVLSAGFDINTPDNLGRTCLHAAASGGNVECLNLLLSSGADLRRRDKFGRTPLHYAAANGSYQCTVTLVTAGASINEADCKGCTPLHYAAASDTYRRAETHSGNSHDTEEEPLKESRLKEAFFCLEFLLDNGADPSLRDKQGYTAVHYAAAYGNRQNLELLLEMSFNCLEDVESTIPVSPLHLAAYNGHCEALKTLAETLVNLDVRDHKGRTALYLATERGSTECVEVLTSHGASALVKERKRKWTPLHAAAANGNTDSLHLLIDSGERADITDVMDIHGQTPLMLAIMNGHVDCVHLLLEKGSTADAADKRGRTALHRGAVTGCEDCLAALLDHDAFVLCRDFKGRTPIHFASACGHLEILRTLLQAALSTDPLDSVVDYSGYSPMHWASYSGHEDCLELLLEHNPFAYLEGNPFTPLHCAVINNQDGTAEMLVEALGAKIVNSRDAKGRTPLHAAAFADNVHGLQLLLRHQAEVDTTDKLGRTPLMMASENGHTAAVEFLLYQAKANITVLDVNKNTALHLACSKGHEKCALLILGETQDLGLINASNSALQMPLHIAARNGLASVVQALLSRGATVLAVDEEGHTPALACAPNKDVADCLALILSTMKPFPPKDAISSFSFNLLKNCGIAAKTAACGALPNGSTCPYSKDRHSAIGLDGCYSE